The following are encoded together in the Pseudodesulfovibrio indicus genome:
- the ybgF gene encoding tol-pal system protein YbgF produces the protein MKSLKLLLLALLCLPVVGCVTTQKEANTVSASTEWRIKSLEESFLNFREQQRQAADEDQEALQRIESRLAAIEGELTGLRGGSPAPAKGTVDAPAGETWVGDLKPEDDGWVEGGKSQPLVENDEEKPWAKLPEPPAAPEPPAVIPEPEVIDRAQAPKPAPAPQTAAPAPKPAPASVPASSAATPKALYEQGYARYNAGNYPGARTLFDDFLAKYPNDDLAANALYWKGETYYSEKDYAQAILTFKEVTGKFPKHDKAAAALLKIGMSYDRVGDRDNALFYLRALQQDFPNSSAAGIGRRELSRLGG, from the coding sequence ATGAAATCCCTGAAACTCCTTCTGCTTGCCCTTCTTTGCCTGCCCGTGGTCGGTTGCGTGACCACGCAAAAGGAGGCGAACACCGTCTCGGCGAGCACGGAGTGGCGCATCAAGAGCCTGGAGGAGAGTTTCCTGAATTTCCGCGAGCAGCAGCGCCAGGCCGCCGACGAGGACCAGGAGGCGTTGCAGCGCATCGAGTCCCGGCTGGCGGCCATCGAGGGCGAACTGACGGGGCTCAGGGGCGGATCGCCCGCGCCCGCCAAGGGAACTGTTGATGCTCCCGCCGGAGAGACCTGGGTGGGCGACCTGAAACCCGAGGACGACGGCTGGGTCGAGGGCGGCAAGAGCCAGCCCCTGGTGGAGAACGACGAGGAGAAGCCTTGGGCCAAGCTGCCCGAGCCGCCCGCCGCGCCCGAACCGCCTGCCGTGATCCCGGAGCCGGAGGTCATCGACCGCGCCCAGGCGCCCAAGCCCGCGCCCGCCCCGCAGACGGCCGCGCCAGCGCCGAAGCCTGCCCCGGCGTCCGTTCCCGCGTCTTCGGCGGCCACGCCCAAGGCGTTGTACGAGCAGGGGTACGCCCGGTACAATGCGGGAAATTATCCCGGCGCGCGCACCCTGTTCGACGATTTCCTGGCCAAGTACCCGAACGACGATCTGGCGGCCAACGCCCTGTACTGGAAGGGGGAGACCTATTATTCCGAAAAGGACTATGCCCAGGCTATCCTGACCTTCAAGGAGGTCACCGGGAAGTTCCCCAAGCACGACAAGGCGGCTGCGGCCCTGCTCAAGATCGGCATGTCCTACGACCGGGTGGGGGACCGCGACAACGCGCTTTTCTATCTCCGCGCCCTGCAACAGGATTTCCCGAATTCCTCTGCGGCCGGTATCGGGCGCAGGGAGCTTTCCAGGCTGGGCGGCTAG
- a CDS encoding diguanylate cyclase domain-containing protein codes for MSQTLEESLFQRKQTGFLLSPDKSLAEMLRQLWSPDVLEFTVFDQGAKAIERMFIDPPDLLVVDNRLRDISGREVANLVKSENVYRQVPVVMCVDPVDVEEPWNWNQVEVDDFLVRPFNPSEVRDRINLTLCRAMRALDANPLSKLPGNTSIIQRIQQLIDSGDEFALAYCDLDYFKSYNDKYGFSRGDEVLMMAARVIVNTIRSYQGVQSFVGHVGGDDFVFILPPDKVEDACKRIIKAFDEIVPHFYDPEDRKRGNITSVDREGNTKVFPLMAISLAVVVNTDRRITHYGEVSSIAMGLKKKAKEDPKSSYVIDRRKA; via the coding sequence ATGAGCCAGACCCTCGAAGAATCCCTGTTCCAGCGGAAGCAGACCGGTTTTCTGCTCTCGCCCGACAAGTCCCTGGCGGAGATGCTGCGGCAGCTCTGGTCTCCGGACGTCCTGGAGTTCACGGTCTTCGACCAGGGGGCCAAGGCCATCGAGCGCATGTTCATCGATCCCCCGGACCTGCTGGTGGTGGACAACCGCCTGAGAGACATTTCGGGCCGCGAGGTGGCCAATCTGGTCAAGAGCGAGAACGTCTACCGCCAGGTGCCCGTGGTCATGTGCGTGGACCCGGTGGACGTGGAGGAGCCGTGGAACTGGAACCAGGTGGAGGTGGACGACTTTCTGGTCCGTCCCTTCAACCCGTCCGAGGTCCGGGACCGCATCAACCTGACCCTGTGCCGGGCCATGCGCGCTCTGGACGCCAACCCGCTGTCCAAGCTGCCGGGCAACACCTCCATCATCCAGCGCATCCAGCAGCTCATCGACTCCGGCGACGAGTTCGCGCTGGCCTATTGCGACCTCGATTATTTCAAGTCCTACAACGACAAGTACGGCTTCTCGCGCGGCGACGAGGTGCTGATGATGGCCGCGCGGGTCATCGTCAACACCATCCGCAGCTACCAGGGGGTCCAGAGCTTCGTGGGGCACGTGGGCGGCGACGACTTCGTGTTCATCCTGCCGCCGGACAAGGTCGAGGACGCCTGCAAGCGGATCATCAAGGCGTTCGACGAGATCGTACCCCATTTCTATGATCCCGAAGACCGCAAGCGCGGCAACATCACCTCCGTGGACCGGGAGGGCAACACCAAGGTCTTCCCGCTCATGGCCATCTCCCTCGCCGTGGTGGTCAACACCGACCGCCGCATCACCCATTACGGCGAGGTCTCGTCCATTGCCATGGGCCTCAAGAAGAAGGCCAAGGAAGACCCGAAGAGCAGCTATGTCATCGACCGGCGAAAAGCGTAA
- a CDS encoding response regulator has translation MPKHILIVDDSKTVRNLVAFIMKKEGFKVTTAEDGLDGLEKLYSLSEVDLIVSDVNMPRMDGLTFIKTVREQGAYRDIPIVVLSTEGQDKDIQTGLTVGANLYMVKPAQPEKLVRNVKMLLG, from the coding sequence ATGCCTAAACATATTCTGATAGTGGACGATTCCAAGACTGTCAGGAATCTTGTGGCCTTCATCATGAAGAAGGAAGGCTTCAAGGTTACCACGGCGGAGGACGGACTGGACGGGCTGGAAAAGCTCTACAGCCTGTCCGAGGTGGATCTGATAGTCTCGGACGTGAACATGCCGCGGATGGACGGCCTGACCTTCATCAAGACGGTGAGGGAACAGGGGGCCTACCGGGACATTCCCATCGTGGTGCTCTCCACCGAAGGCCAGGACAAGGACATTCAGACGGGCTTGACCGTGGGCGCGAACCTGTACATGGTCAAACCGGCCCAGCCGGAAAAGCTGGTCCGCAACGTCAAGATGCTGCTGGGATAG
- a CDS encoding HDOD domain-containing protein, translating into MMDVDGDLKTVVKGEILQVKDLPTLPHVLDKVTKLVEDPDASSEAIAKVISTDQVLSAKVLKMVNSPIYGFPGRISSIQHALVLLGFNVVRGIIISTSVFDMMVQAMHGLWEHSLGCATACNIIARRAGFEDPEEYAVAGLLHDLGKVVTAVQLPDLHKAVLDTVQSRDLTYFQAEKAVLGFGHDRINAWLARHWGLPPNIREAMTRHHAPQLAEFYKPMSCVVHIGDFLVRLLEFGNGGDDQTAYLRPEALIELKFKMSDLDKVMDEMTGQLLEVSDLTF; encoded by the coding sequence ATGATGGACGTTGACGGCGATCTCAAGACCGTGGTCAAGGGCGAGATATTGCAGGTCAAGGACCTGCCGACCCTGCCGCACGTCCTGGACAAGGTGACCAAGCTGGTGGAGGACCCCGACGCCTCCAGCGAGGCCATCGCCAAGGTCATTTCCACGGACCAGGTGCTCTCGGCCAAGGTCCTCAAGATGGTCAACTCGCCCATCTACGGCTTTCCCGGCCGCATCAGCTCCATCCAGCACGCCCTGGTCTTGCTCGGGTTCAACGTGGTGCGCGGCATCATCATCTCCACCTCGGTCTTCGACATGATGGTCCAGGCTATGCACGGTCTGTGGGAGCACTCCCTGGGCTGCGCCACGGCCTGCAACATCATCGCCCGGCGGGCCGGGTTCGAGGACCCGGAGGAATACGCCGTGGCCGGGCTGCTCCACGACCTGGGCAAAGTGGTCACCGCAGTGCAGCTCCCGGACCTGCACAAGGCCGTGCTGGACACGGTGCAGTCCCGCGACCTGACTTATTTCCAGGCCGAAAAGGCGGTGCTCGGCTTCGGGCACGACCGCATCAACGCGTGGCTGGCCCGCCATTGGGGGCTGCCGCCCAACATCCGCGAGGCCATGACCCGGCACCACGCCCCGCAACTGGCCGAGTTCTACAAGCCCATGTCCTGCGTGGTCCACATCGGCGACTTCCTGGTCCGGCTGCTGGAGTTCGGCAACGGCGGCGACGACCAGACCGCCTACCTCCGACCGGAGGCGCTCATCGAGCTCAAGTTCAAGATGAGCGACCTGGACAAGGTCATGGACGAGATGACGGGGCAGCTCCTCGAAGTCTCCGACCTCACCTTCTGA
- a CDS encoding methyl-accepting chemotaxis protein: MLSFVRRRLSLKLLIPLCLVIVTGIGGLVYYVTQSSFDMAYSGVVHTAEEQAISAARSLTMFIQNQRSLAKALSLNPDMVAAVKGDPARAQDVCDVLIKTNANIWGVEVFDGKGKVMAGANSHDVKMVGLFVGSRRFAKEVLKGNDTGVMDKTIISDRKSGARMFNISYPIRDVDGQVCGGIVLFGSWDAFVEQFVAPVAIGQTGYGFVLDGEGRYIHHPDETLFRKDASGFEFIQEALSIKEGVVEYEFEGRPKVMVVATDPMSGWVVCMSAYLDDIAAAAARQGDVMKLVGAGLIVAFMLLALALLQFFVFRPVRKTVRMAEATAHGDLAELFEKREDGDEIASMQSALIDIRRTVRSMTGNFAEVARRIEQGHFNERGDASEFEGDFAGLINGTNYMLDGMVNLLNELPLPLMAISKDHSILFMNKAGTALGGAEFDELVGSTCSEYFRTGHCGSGECACDKAMAGKEMVFSNTEAHPGGASLEIEYFGMPLLDEEGNTLGAVKVIMDQTQIKRAQRNMLETATQADSVASMLSAASNELAAQVEQTTRGADRQKAMSAEVASAMEQMNATVLEIARNASEAARQAEQMRDNATHGGQVVMEVVDSIETLRGRAKLVDENIRALGNDVEAIGAIMTVISDIADQTNLLALNAAIEAARAGDAGRGFAVVADEVRKLAEKTMNATQEVGSAIHSIQDGTRRNLAAFQNATEAIDQSTALASKAGDALKDILLVAKVADDQIRNIAAASEQQAAATTQVARSVEEVNGVSNEIAGAMQESTSAVNDLARLAEELQQITNRIGEDNESTETW; the protein is encoded by the coding sequence ATGCTTTCTTTCGTCCGGCGGCGGCTTTCCCTGAAGTTGCTCATTCCCCTTTGTCTCGTCATCGTTACCGGCATCGGCGGCCTGGTTTACTACGTGACCCAGTCCTCCTTCGACATGGCCTATTCCGGCGTGGTCCACACCGCCGAGGAGCAGGCCATTTCGGCGGCGCGGTCCCTGACCATGTTCATCCAAAACCAGCGATCCCTCGCCAAGGCCCTGTCCCTGAACCCCGACATGGTCGCGGCGGTCAAGGGCGACCCGGCGCGGGCGCAGGACGTCTGCGACGTGCTCATCAAGACCAACGCCAACATCTGGGGCGTGGAGGTCTTTGACGGGAAGGGCAAGGTCATGGCCGGGGCCAACAGCCACGACGTCAAGATGGTCGGCCTGTTCGTCGGTTCCCGGCGCTTTGCCAAGGAAGTGCTCAAAGGGAACGACACCGGCGTGATGGACAAGACGATCATCTCCGACCGCAAGTCCGGGGCGCGGATGTTCAACATCAGCTATCCCATCCGGGACGTGGACGGCCAGGTCTGCGGCGGCATCGTCCTGTTCGGTTCCTGGGACGCCTTCGTGGAGCAGTTCGTCGCCCCGGTGGCCATCGGCCAGACCGGATACGGCTTCGTCCTCGACGGCGAGGGCCGCTATATCCACCATCCCGACGAGACCTTGTTCCGCAAGGATGCCAGTGGGTTCGAGTTCATCCAGGAGGCCCTGTCCATCAAGGAAGGCGTGGTCGAGTACGAGTTCGAGGGGCGGCCCAAGGTCATGGTTGTGGCCACGGACCCCATGTCCGGCTGGGTGGTCTGCATGAGCGCCTATCTGGACGACATCGCGGCGGCCGCCGCCCGGCAGGGCGACGTCATGAAGCTCGTGGGCGCGGGGCTGATCGTCGCCTTCATGCTCCTGGCCCTGGCCCTGCTTCAGTTTTTCGTCTTCCGCCCGGTGAGGAAAACCGTGCGCATGGCCGAGGCCACAGCGCACGGCGACCTGGCCGAGCTGTTTGAGAAGCGTGAGGACGGCGACGAGATCGCCAGCATGCAGTCGGCGCTCATCGACATCCGCAGGACCGTGCGCAGCATGACCGGCAATTTCGCCGAGGTGGCCCGCAGGATCGAGCAGGGCCACTTCAACGAGCGCGGCGATGCCTCGGAATTCGAGGGCGACTTCGCCGGGCTGATCAACGGCACCAACTATATGCTCGACGGGATGGTCAACCTGCTCAACGAGCTGCCCCTGCCGCTGATGGCCATTTCCAAGGACCACAGCATTCTCTTCATGAACAAGGCCGGGACCGCACTGGGCGGTGCCGAGTTCGACGAGTTGGTCGGCTCGACCTGCTCCGAATACTTCCGCACCGGGCATTGCGGATCGGGCGAGTGCGCCTGCGACAAGGCCATGGCGGGCAAGGAGATGGTCTTCTCCAATACCGAGGCGCACCCCGGTGGAGCCTCCCTGGAGATCGAATATTTCGGCATGCCGCTGCTGGACGAGGAGGGCAACACCCTGGGCGCGGTCAAGGTGATCATGGACCAGACCCAGATCAAGCGCGCCCAGCGCAACATGCTGGAGACCGCCACCCAGGCCGATTCCGTGGCCTCCATGCTGTCCGCCGCCTCCAACGAGCTGGCCGCGCAGGTGGAGCAGACCACCCGCGGGGCGGACCGCCAGAAGGCCATGTCCGCCGAGGTCGCCTCGGCCATGGAGCAGATGAACGCCACCGTGCTGGAGATCGCCCGGAACGCCTCCGAGGCGGCCCGGCAGGCCGAGCAGATGCGCGACAACGCCACCCATGGCGGCCAGGTGGTCATGGAGGTGGTCGATTCCATCGAGACCCTTCGCGGCCGCGCCAAGCTGGTGGATGAGAACATCCGCGCGCTGGGCAACGACGTGGAGGCCATCGGCGCTATCATGACCGTCATTTCCGACATCGCGGACCAGACCAACCTGCTGGCCCTGAACGCGGCCATCGAGGCGGCGCGGGCGGGCGACGCGGGGCGCGGCTTCGCCGTGGTCGCGGACGAGGTCCGCAAGCTGGCCGAGAAGACCATGAACGCCACCCAGGAGGTGGGCAGCGCCATCCACTCCATACAGGACGGCACCCGGCGCAATCTGGCCGCCTTCCAGAACGCCACCGAGGCCATCGACCAGTCCACGGCCCTGGCCTCCAAGGCGGGCGACGCGCTCAAGGACATCCTGCTGGTGGCCAAGGTCGCCGACGACCAGATTCGCAACATCGCCGCCGCCTCCGAGCAGCAGGCCGCGGCCACCACACAGGTCGCCCGCAGCGTGGAGGAGGTCAACGGCGTGTCCAACGAGATCGCCGGGGCCATGCAGGAATCGACCTCCGCCGTCAACGACCTGGCGCGGCTGGCCGAGGAGCTGCAGCAGATCACCAACCGCATCGGCGAGGACAACGAGTCCACCGAAACCTGGTAA
- the dprA gene encoding DNA-processing protein DprA: MDLQREYFACLALRHTPRLGTKVWKELFAAYPSAYDAVRDAGRWHARELAAKGVAKACASEVWREKAEAEFREARRQHMEPVTFFDPRYPQSFRELPDPPALFYMRGDQSLLANPGVAVVGARECTRLGLETAGRISAQLSKTGITVISGLALGIDRQAHLGGLKGVGSSIAVLGCGLDVGYPPGNADVRQELYERGLVITEYAPGMEPRPGNFPYRNRLISALSLGVLVAEAAHNSGSLITARLAGEQGRDVFAVPGPIGQPTFTGCHRLIKQGAALVESAADIIEILRFDFARELANVPDPAPEEEENGVDAAEAVVKKKKGVRRKDVPSPSERRAPARFADREGMNLTGDERRVLDLIDAADKVHIDALGREMGWDSSVTSRVLLMLEMRGAVQQLPGMWYIAREN; this comes from the coding sequence ATGGACCTGCAACGAGAATACTTCGCCTGCCTGGCCCTGAGACATACCCCCCGGCTGGGGACCAAGGTATGGAAGGAGTTGTTCGCGGCCTATCCCAGCGCCTACGACGCGGTGCGCGACGCGGGCCGGTGGCACGCCCGCGAGCTGGCGGCCAAGGGCGTGGCCAAGGCCTGCGCCTCGGAGGTCTGGCGCGAGAAGGCCGAGGCCGAGTTCCGGGAGGCCCGGCGGCAGCACATGGAGCCGGTCACCTTTTTCGATCCCCGCTACCCGCAGTCCTTCCGTGAACTGCCCGACCCTCCGGCCCTGTTCTATATGCGCGGGGACCAGAGCCTGCTGGCCAATCCCGGTGTGGCCGTGGTCGGGGCCAGGGAGTGCACCCGGCTGGGGCTGGAGACCGCCGGACGGATCAGCGCCCAGCTTTCCAAGACCGGGATCACGGTCATCTCCGGCCTGGCGCTTGGCATCGACCGCCAGGCGCACCTGGGCGGGCTCAAGGGAGTGGGAAGCTCCATCGCGGTGCTCGGCTGCGGCCTGGACGTGGGCTACCCGCCCGGCAACGCGGACGTTCGCCAGGAGCTGTACGAGCGGGGGCTGGTCATCACCGAGTACGCCCCGGGCATGGAACCGAGACCCGGCAATTTCCCCTACCGCAACCGGCTCATCAGCGCGCTTTCGCTGGGGGTGCTGGTGGCCGAGGCGGCCCACAACAGCGGCAGCCTGATCACGGCGCGGCTGGCCGGAGAGCAGGGCAGGGACGTGTTCGCCGTGCCCGGTCCCATCGGGCAGCCGACCTTCACCGGCTGCCACCGGCTCATCAAGCAGGGGGCCGCATTGGTGGAGTCCGCCGCCGACATCATCGAGATTTTGCGCTTCGACTTCGCCCGCGAACTGGCGAACGTGCCCGACCCCGCTCCCGAAGAGGAGGAGAATGGGGTTGACGCAGCCGAAGCCGTGGTCAAAAAGAAGAAGGGCGTCCGCCGGAAGGACGTTCCTTCGCCCTCCGAAAGGCGCGCGCCAGCAAGGTTCGCCGACCGCGAGGGGATGAACCTGACCGGCGACGAGCGGCGGGTCCTGGACCTGATCGACGCGGCGGACAAGGTGCACATCGACGCACTGGGCCGCGAGATGGGCTGGGATTCATCCGTAACCAGCCGTGTATTGTTGATGCTGGAGATGCGCGGTGCGGTCCAGCAGCTTCCGGGAATGTGGTACATAGCCAGAGAAAACTAA
- a CDS encoding chemotaxis protein CheA, which translates to MSQEFLDPEILSDFFIEAKEHLETIEPNLLELEKCPDNLSLLNEIFRPMHSLKGASGFLGLNKINGLAHKAENILDDLRQGSMRVTGPIMDLILSATDALRTMVDNLETSGLEGDVDTAPIIARIEAALVGELDDGGRELAKDGAACPEQGAEPADEPVVEPEYIEPEPAFTAEEAGDTPMTAFSPQPDPDFDATPYSLTTVGEGHLADFLEEAQEIVENLNRCLLAMEGDPGGNDELINDTFRYFHNLKGNSGIIGFKELNSLTHEAETLLNRVRKGEIASTQGLIDLLLAAVDLIEALVGKVDLEHGKVEPLDTSVMAQVLQKVTEDGNTDAVGGLVSCTKNAEEKPAPPAAPRAASPAEPTAQSEAVEPEYDPEDVALFIQTIDQQFEAVVVAFEMLRKDADQRDIVDGLFRTFQTIQNSTGYMGFDEIKEYAGRTVGLVDQARKSDMDFSLMLDILEQEYAILRDMIRAAIAKLPGVSEEKAAEAPPKAAPKPAAPKPVAAKPVAAKAPAPAPKPAAPAPRPAPEPPAAVEPPPPAPQPAAKPAPAAKSSMSSGTSKSGAQPPAKPKASSTIRVDHHKLDHLMNVIGELIINRNRYAMLARALEEGQEDVHVVAQQLTETTYAMARISDDLQDTIMKVRMVPVQTVFSRFPRLVRDLSRKSGKQVELIMEGEETEFDKSVVEEIGDPLVHLVRNAVDHGLEDENARIAAGKKPKGHVWLRAYHKGNSVAIEVEDDGRGMDPEKLKAVAVRKGLISQEEANAMDEREAMDLIFAPGFSSAEKVTDISGRGVGMDVVKTNIKNLKGSVHIQSEVGKGTKLTLTLPLTLAIIDALMVQVAGDTFAIPLDAVSETTKIEVEKLSDINNRKAVTLRGEVLGIVELAELLDLPQDSGEREVLPMVVIQDNDRRLGLVVDRLLERQEIVIKPLGQYLNNFNLKGLSGATIMGDGSVVLILDPHEIYSLSTQLGRKEPLVVAGAIK; encoded by the coding sequence ATGAGCCAGGAATTTCTCGATCCTGAAATTCTCTCCGATTTTTTCATTGAGGCCAAGGAACACCTGGAGACTATAGAGCCCAACCTGCTCGAACTGGAAAAGTGTCCCGACAACCTCAGCCTCCTCAATGAGATATTCAGGCCCATGCACTCCCTCAAGGGGGCATCGGGCTTTCTCGGTCTGAACAAGATCAACGGGCTGGCCCACAAGGCGGAGAACATCCTGGACGACTTGCGCCAGGGTTCCATGCGCGTGACAGGCCCGATCATGGACCTCATCCTTTCCGCTACAGATGCCCTGCGGACCATGGTCGACAACCTGGAGACCAGCGGGCTGGAGGGTGATGTGGACACCGCGCCCATCATTGCAAGGATCGAAGCGGCCCTGGTCGGGGAGCTTGACGACGGGGGCAGGGAATTGGCCAAAGACGGGGCGGCCTGCCCCGAGCAGGGCGCCGAGCCGGCGGACGAGCCGGTCGTGGAACCCGAATACATTGAACCGGAACCCGCCTTCACGGCGGAGGAAGCTGGGGATACTCCGATGACTGCTTTCAGCCCGCAGCCAGACCCTGATTTCGACGCCACCCCCTACTCCCTGACCACCGTGGGCGAAGGCCATCTGGCCGACTTCCTCGAAGAGGCCCAGGAGATAGTGGAGAACCTGAACCGCTGCCTGCTGGCCATGGAAGGGGACCCGGGCGGGAACGACGAACTGATCAACGACACCTTCCGCTATTTCCACAACCTCAAGGGCAACAGCGGCATCATCGGATTCAAGGAGCTGAACTCCCTGACCCATGAGGCCGAAACCCTGCTGAATCGGGTGCGCAAGGGCGAGATCGCCTCCACCCAGGGGCTCATCGACCTGCTGCTCGCCGCCGTGGACCTCATCGAGGCGCTGGTGGGCAAGGTGGACCTGGAGCACGGCAAGGTGGAGCCGCTGGACACCAGCGTCATGGCCCAGGTGCTCCAGAAGGTCACCGAGGACGGCAACACGGACGCGGTCGGCGGCCTGGTGTCCTGCACCAAGAATGCCGAGGAAAAGCCTGCCCCGCCGGCAGCGCCCAGGGCGGCGTCTCCGGCAGAGCCCACGGCCCAATCCGAGGCCGTCGAGCCGGAGTACGATCCGGAGGACGTGGCCCTGTTCATCCAGACCATCGACCAGCAGTTCGAGGCCGTTGTCGTGGCCTTCGAGATGTTGCGCAAGGACGCTGACCAGCGCGACATCGTGGACGGCCTGTTCCGGACTTTCCAGACTATCCAGAATTCCACCGGCTACATGGGGTTCGACGAGATCAAGGAGTATGCCGGGCGGACCGTGGGGCTGGTGGACCAGGCGCGCAAGTCCGACATGGATTTCTCCCTGATGCTCGATATCCTGGAGCAGGAATACGCCATCCTCCGGGACATGATCCGGGCGGCCATCGCCAAGCTGCCGGGCGTCTCCGAAGAGAAGGCCGCCGAAGCCCCCCCGAAGGCCGCCCCCAAGCCGGCCGCGCCCAAGCCGGTTGCGGCCAAGCCGGTTGCTGCCAAGGCCCCGGCTCCGGCCCCCAAACCCGCCGCGCCCGCGCCAAGGCCCGCTCCCGAACCGCCCGCGGCGGTCGAGCCTCCGCCGCCCGCGCCTCAACCCGCAGCCAAGCCCGCTCCCGCGGCAAAGTCTTCCATGTCCTCAGGCACCAGCAAGAGCGGGGCGCAGCCTCCCGCCAAACCCAAGGCCTCCAGCACCATCCGCGTGGACCATCACAAGCTGGACCACCTGATGAACGTCATCGGCGAGCTGATCATCAACCGCAACCGCTACGCCATGCTCGCCCGCGCCCTTGAAGAGGGCCAGGAAGACGTGCACGTGGTCGCCCAGCAGCTCACCGAGACCACCTACGCCATGGCGCGCATCTCCGACGACCTGCAGGACACCATCATGAAGGTCCGCATGGTTCCGGTGCAGACCGTATTTTCCCGCTTCCCGCGCCTGGTCCGCGACCTGAGCCGCAAATCCGGCAAACAGGTGGAGCTGATCATGGAAGGCGAGGAGACCGAATTCGACAAGTCCGTGGTCGAGGAGATCGGCGATCCGCTGGTGCACCTCGTCCGCAACGCCGTGGACCACGGCCTGGAAGACGAGAACGCCCGCATCGCCGCAGGCAAGAAGCCCAAAGGCCACGTCTGGCTGCGCGCCTACCACAAGGGCAACTCCGTGGCCATCGAGGTCGAGGACGACGGCCGGGGCATGGACCCGGAAAAGCTCAAGGCCGTGGCCGTGCGCAAGGGGCTCATCAGCCAGGAAGAGGCCAACGCCATGGACGAGCGCGAGGCCATGGACCTGATCTTCGCGCCGGGCTTCTCGTCCGCCGAGAAGGTCACGGACATCTCCGGGCGCGGCGTGGGCATGGACGTGGTCAAGACCAACATCAAGAACCTCAAGGGCAGCGTCCACATCCAGTCCGAGGTGGGCAAGGGCACCAAGCTGACCCTGACCCTGCCCCTGACCCTGGCGATCATCGACGCGCTCATGGTCCAGGTGGCGGGCGACACCTTCGCCATCCCCCTGGACGCGGTGTCCGAGACCACCAAGATCGAGGTGGAGAAGCTCTCCGACATCAACAACCGCAAGGCCGTCACCCTGCGCGGCGAGGTGCTCGGCATCGTCGAGCTGGCAGAATTGCTCGACCTGCCCCAGGATTCCGGCGAGCGCGAGGTGCTGCCCATGGTCGTCATCCAGGACAACGACCGCAGGCTCGGCCTGGTGGTGGACCGGCTCCTGGAGCGCCAGGAGATCGTCATCAAGCCGCTCGGCCAGTACCTGAACAACTTCAACCTCAAGGGATTGTCCGGCGCGACCATCATGGGCGACGGCTCGGTGGTCCTGATCCTCGATCCCCACGAAATCTACAGCCTGTCCACCCAGCTCGGCCGCAAGGAACCCCTGGTCGTGGCCGGTGCCATTAAGTAG
- a CDS encoding TMEM165/GDT1 family protein — MDWKLLATTFGTLFVAELGDKTQLACMLMTAKTQKPWTVFLGSSLALVLVSFLGVMFAQFICQYVPTDVIKKIAAVAFVIMGCLIFFDKI, encoded by the coding sequence ATGGATTGGAAATTGCTCGCCACCACGTTCGGCACCCTGTTCGTGGCCGAACTCGGGGACAAGACGCAGCTCGCCTGCATGCTCATGACCGCAAAGACCCAGAAGCCGTGGACGGTCTTCCTGGGGTCCTCCCTGGCCCTGGTCCTGGTCAGCTTTCTGGGCGTCATGTTCGCCCAGTTCATCTGCCAGTACGTGCCCACGGACGTCATCAAGAAGATCGCCGCCGTGGCCTTTGTGATCATGGGGTGCCTGATCTTCTTCGACAAGATATAG